One genomic region from Anabaena sp. PCC 7108 encodes:
- a CDS encoding DUF3598 family protein: protein MTKQWEYLLQNLGEWQGSFTRYSPQGKVLEDIQSVVSLAGLNNNQTIHQIVRRQGQEDLILEYSSVARSTLFFENGAFSQGSMQLAPFSEFGAELGLIHENRRLRLVELFDKNGKIASLTLIREHLAGTEAVENPPLQVDDLLGEWQGEAVTIYPDWRASTSYSTTLKLQLDSTGKLIQNTNFGERSITSTGTIQDAIILFDQNSQKQVQVLLLPNGASATFPLQAQLRQPLFLEVGWLITPTLRQRLIRNYDDKGAWISLTLITENRIHSHS, encoded by the coding sequence ATGACTAAACAATGGGAATACTTATTGCAAAATCTTGGTGAGTGGCAAGGTTCATTCACTCGTTATTCACCCCAAGGTAAAGTTTTAGAAGATATTCAAAGTGTAGTTTCCTTGGCAGGATTAAATAATAATCAAACTATTCACCAAATTGTTCGTCGTCAAGGACAAGAAGATTTAATTTTAGAATACAGTTCTGTGGCACGGAGTACTCTATTTTTTGAAAATGGCGCATTTTCTCAAGGTTCCATGCAGTTAGCTCCTTTTTCTGAATTTGGTGCAGAACTAGGTTTAATTCATGAAAATCGTCGCTTACGTCTAGTAGAATTATTTGATAAAAATGGCAAAATAGCGAGTCTCACTTTGATTCGGGAACATCTAGCAGGTACTGAAGCAGTAGAAAATCCACCTTTGCAAGTGGATGACTTATTAGGAGAATGGCAGGGTGAAGCTGTTACTATCTACCCAGATTGGCGTGCTTCTACTAGCTACTCTACAACCTTAAAATTACAACTTGATAGCACTGGGAAATTAATCCAAAATACAAACTTTGGTGAACGTTCAATTACCTCAACTGGTACTATTCAAGATGCAATTATCCTCTTTGATCAAAATTCCCAAAAGCAGGTGCAAGTATTACTTTTACCTAATGGTGCTTCTGCTACTTTTCCTTTACAAGCACAGTTACGTCAACCTTTATTTTTAGAGGTTGGTTGGTTAATTACACCAACCTTACGTCAACGGTTAATCCGCAATTATGATGATAAAGGTGCATGGATTAGCCTCACCCTAATAACAGAAAATCGCATCCATTCTCATTCATAA
- a CDS encoding ABC transporter permease, whose translation MFKFFTKLDYLLKETFLGLLRGGWMNWAAVSTVTVLLFLFGLSLQTSWQVEKLLNQFGSQLELSVYLESGIQAVNIEPLVAKIPSVVEVQVITKQQAWIKLVKELGIADIDGATQQLGDNPLVDEIKVKALNPQVVPTLATELAKLQGVDVVQYVDEAVKRIAQLHQGLNWITLTITIILTLTAIAVTTTTIRLIVMARRREIEIMQLVGATAAWIYLPFILQGISFGLVGGAIAWGFISLTQQFLNRLLANQPELIQFISHGVQLTTTQTLLLPLILLGFGAIVGLMGSLFAVNRFAR comes from the coding sequence ATGTTTAAGTTTTTCACAAAACTAGACTACTTGCTTAAAGAAACTTTCCTGGGATTGCTGCGGGGAGGATGGATGAATTGGGCGGCTGTTAGTACGGTGACAGTGTTATTGTTTCTCTTTGGCTTAAGTCTGCAAACTTCTTGGCAAGTGGAAAAACTTCTCAACCAGTTTGGTAGTCAGTTGGAATTATCGGTTTATTTAGAATCGGGAATTCAAGCTGTGAACATTGAACCTCTGGTGGCGAAAATACCCTCAGTGGTTGAGGTGCAAGTAATTACCAAACAACAAGCTTGGATCAAGTTAGTTAAAGAACTGGGTATTGCTGATATTGACGGTGCTACTCAGCAACTGGGGGATAATCCGCTAGTTGACGAAATCAAGGTTAAAGCTTTGAACCCCCAAGTTGTACCCACTTTAGCGACAGAGTTAGCGAAGTTGCAGGGAGTGGATGTGGTGCAGTACGTAGATGAGGCGGTAAAACGTATTGCTCAGTTGCACCAAGGGCTAAACTGGATTACTTTAACAATTACAATTATTCTGACTTTAACAGCGATCGCTGTGACAACCACCACCATTCGTCTAATTGTCATGGCACGACGACGGGAAATTGAAATCATGCAACTGGTGGGAGCCACTGCTGCTTGGATTTACCTACCATTTATTTTACAAGGAATTTCCTTTGGTTTAGTTGGTGGTGCGATCGCTTGGGGTTTCATTTCTCTCACTCAACAATTTCTCAACCGCTTACTAGCCAATCAACCTGAGTTGATCCAATTTATTAGTCATGGTGTACAACTAACTACAACACAAACTTTACTGTTACCGCTCATTCTTTTAGGCTTTGGTGCCATTGTTGGATTAATGGGTAGTTTATTCGCCGTTAATCGGTTCGCTCGATAA
- the def gene encoding peptide deformylase — protein MPSDIAVEKKKLKNPPLRLHYLGDRVLRQPAKRVTKIDDELRQLVREMLQTMYSEDGIGLAAPQVGINKQLIVIDCEPDKPEHPPLVLINPVIKQVSSELCVAQEGCLSIPKVYLDVKRPQVVEIAYKDEYGRPQTLKANDLLGRCILHEMDHLNGVVFVDRVENSLTLAQELSKNGFSYQAVKPVA, from the coding sequence ATGCCCTCTGACATTGCTGTAGAGAAAAAAAAGTTAAAAAATCCACCTTTGCGACTTCATTATTTAGGCGATCGCGTTTTGCGTCAACCCGCCAAGCGTGTCACCAAAATAGATGACGAACTCCGTCAACTGGTGCGCGAAATGCTGCAAACTATGTACAGTGAGGATGGCATTGGTTTAGCTGCGCCCCAAGTTGGAATTAATAAACAACTCATTGTCATCGATTGTGAACCAGACAAACCAGAGCATCCGCCACTGGTACTAATTAACCCTGTGATTAAACAGGTGAGCAGTGAACTCTGCGTGGCTCAAGAAGGTTGTTTGAGCATCCCCAAGGTGTATCTAGATGTCAAACGTCCCCAAGTAGTAGAAATTGCCTATAAAGATGAATATGGCCGTCCCCAAACATTAAAAGCTAATGACTTACTCGGACGCTGTATTTTACACGAAATGGATCACCTCAACGGTGTGGTATTTGTAGACAGAGTCGAAAATTCCTTGACTTTAGCCCAGGAGCTATCTAAAAATGGCTTCTCGTATCAAGCAGTGAAACCAGTAGCATAG
- a CDS encoding PD-(D/E)XK nuclease family protein, with amino-acid sequence MLSTSTQLLRLSQGHLNLLAACPRKFQHTYLEQITTPSDPQQEEYQTLGSRFHLLMQQQEMGLPINSFLERDKEDEKFKTLKTWMTAFSKVAPEILTPEINNQTFRDSEHYRTLQVQDYLLTVIYDLLIADNEKAQIYDWKTNHKLPKKDELAKNWQTRLYLYVLAETSDYLPENISMTYWFIQAQGKPQNIRFNYDNQQHQQTEKDLNQLLNYLNDWLQKYQQNQPFPQIAEFKKSCELCQYAVRCERQKDNQTEIITNSLPTFENIQEISI; translated from the coding sequence ATGCTATCAACTTCTACTCAACTACTGCGACTTTCCCAAGGACATCTCAACTTACTCGCAGCTTGTCCCCGTAAATTTCAACATACCTATCTAGAGCAAATTACCACTCCCTCAGATCCCCAACAAGAAGAATATCAAACTTTAGGTAGTCGCTTTCACCTACTTATGCAGCAGCAAGAAATGGGTTTACCAATTAATAGTTTTCTGGAACGGGATAAAGAAGATGAAAAATTTAAAACATTGAAAACTTGGATGACAGCTTTTAGTAAAGTTGCACCAGAAATATTAACACCAGAAATCAATAATCAAACCTTCCGTGACAGTGAACATTATCGTACTTTGCAAGTACAAGATTACTTACTCACAGTAATTTATGATTTATTAATTGCAGATAATGAAAAAGCACAGATTTATGATTGGAAAACCAATCATAAACTACCAAAAAAAGATGAATTAGCTAAAAATTGGCAAACACGTCTTTATCTCTATGTTTTGGCAGAAACAAGCGACTATTTACCCGAAAATATATCTATGACTTACTGGTTTATCCAAGCTCAAGGAAAACCACAAAATATTAGATTTAACTATGACAATCAACAACATCAACAAACAGAAAAAGATTTAAATCAACTATTAAATTATTTAAACGATTGGTTACAAAAATATCAACAAAACCAGCCATTTCCTCAAATAGCCGAATTTAAAAAATCTTGTGAACTATGCCAGTATGCTGTCCGATGTGAACGTCAAAAAGATAATCAAACAGAGATAATTACAAATTCTTTACCAACCTTTGAGAACATCCAAGAAATATCAATTTGA
- a CDS encoding GNAT family N-acetyltransferase has translation MKTSDETDPIYVRELGIDDIAPVYHLGEELFTSELYPYLYRTWDEWEVIGLYNTDPEYCLVAETEGELSGFILGTIITKASWNYGYILWLGVNPKFQRRGVADTLVDKVVARMIEDGARFMLVDTDPTNTPAVKFFNRKGFGNIRQHIFLSMNLSKHPYYGKLIDYEHQKAERAGYRRTRPAIRPRKSEGVSNEVVLNPLVSEYTNNDVNNDNDL, from the coding sequence ATGAAAACTTCTGATGAAACTGATCCTATTTATGTCCGGGAATTAGGAATTGATGATATCGCTCCTGTTTATCACCTAGGTGAAGAACTATTTACGAGCGAGTTATATCCTTATTTGTACCGCACTTGGGATGAATGGGAAGTAATTGGACTTTACAACACAGATCCAGAATATTGCCTGGTTGCGGAAACAGAAGGTGAACTTTCAGGATTTATTTTGGGAACTATTATTACTAAAGCATCTTGGAATTATGGTTACATCTTGTGGTTAGGTGTAAATCCCAAATTTCAACGCCGAGGTGTCGCAGATACATTAGTTGATAAAGTCGTTGCTAGAATGATTGAAGATGGAGCGCGGTTTATGTTAGTAGATACAGATCCGACTAATACCCCAGCCGTGAAATTTTTTAACCGCAAAGGTTTTGGTAATATCCGCCAGCATATTTTCCTATCAATGAATTTGAGTAAACATCCATATTATGGCAAACTCATAGATTACGAACATCAAAAAGCAGAAAGAGCAGGTTATAGACGTACACGCCCAGCTATTCGTCCTCGTAAATCAGAAGGAGTTAGCAACGAGGTAGTTCTTAATCCCTTGGTTAGTGAATATACAAATAATGATGTAAATAACGATAATGATTTATAA